In Haliscomenobacter hydrossis DSM 1100, the DNA window AAAAACACCTGCTCGGGTACATGGTTTTTTTTGATTAAACGGGCGAGTTTTTTGGCATCACCCACCATCATTTTTCCTTCTTTTCCGACGGCGATATAGACCCTGGTGTTGGGGGCAGGTGCAACTGGCATTTGGGTCAATAAGGATGCATTGTCCCACCACAAGCTGGGGCTCATGATGACGTAGTCCTTGAACAATTGGGGCTTTTTGAGCAAAATTTCCGTAGCAAATAAACCTGCCAGAGATTGGCCGATCAACATGTTGGACCCATTGATTTTGTAGGTTTTAGCTATAAAGGGCTGCAATTCTTTTTCCACAAAAGCCATAAATTTACTCGACCCACCGGAGTTGTGAAAAGCTTCCTTAAACGCGGCAGCAAAATCAGGCAATTGATAATCTTTGGCTGCTGGAAAGGTAAAATCCCGCCTGCGTTCAACATTGGCGATGCCTACCAAAATGGAGGGAGGCAGCCGTTCCACCCAGGGAAAACTACAAAACTGCACCAAGCCCGCAATGTGGATGAAATCCTCGTCGGCTGCACCATC includes these proteins:
- a CDS encoding alpha/beta hydrolase; the encoded protein is MKNRSLLLLFLVLRVSCMFSQNHPAESAAHPQPFILGHIDTLYSEVLGENRVLNIYLPNGYSPDSAATYPVIYLLDGAADEDFIHIAGLVQFCSFPWVERLPPSILVGIANVERRRDFTFPAAKDYQLPDFAAAFKEAFHNSGGSSKFMAFVEKELQPFIAKTYKINGSNMLIGQSLAGLFATEILLKKPQLFKDYVIMSPSLWWDNASLLTQMPVAPAPNTRVYIAVGKEGKMMVGDAKKLARLIKKNHVPEQVFFEYLPDEDHGTILHPAVGNAFKLWFGKK